The following proteins come from a genomic window of Streptomyces sp. Sge12:
- a CDS encoding FHA domain-containing protein, whose amino-acid sequence MNSIIVVPGHTTSPAEQIRLAPGQTLRFGREPAAGAPGGTSVAPGGTSGGGPAALYLPHAGVSRSAGLITATGTYWSLSNFSRSATYVVENPEGAGEHIKIAPGRLDAPVPFEFARIVLPAGSELLTLDVWAPRHDYADRDEAGEPGEHDGEPTVLPFPLDRTSRYFLVLTALCEPRLRGAPHAPLPTVEQVVERLRPSWPAANRATVQWNIDYLAVKLRLKPGPDTADPGPRLVGKKETLVSLALRFDLVREQDLAALPAAPTGTPR is encoded by the coding sequence GTGAACAGCATCATCGTGGTTCCGGGGCACACCACGTCCCCGGCCGAGCAGATCCGCCTGGCACCGGGGCAGACCCTCCGGTTCGGCCGTGAGCCCGCCGCCGGCGCGCCCGGCGGAACCTCCGTCGCGCCCGGCGGAACCTCCGGCGGCGGCCCGGCCGCCCTGTACCTGCCGCACGCGGGCGTCTCGCGCTCGGCGGGGCTGATCACCGCCACCGGCACGTACTGGTCGCTGAGCAACTTCTCCCGCTCGGCGACCTACGTGGTGGAGAACCCCGAGGGCGCCGGCGAGCACATCAAGATCGCCCCCGGCCGGCTGGACGCACCCGTCCCCTTCGAGTTCGCCCGGATCGTCCTGCCCGCCGGTTCCGAACTGCTCACCCTGGACGTCTGGGCGCCGCGCCACGACTACGCCGACCGGGACGAGGCCGGCGAGCCCGGCGAGCACGACGGGGAGCCGACCGTCCTCCCCTTCCCGCTCGACCGCACCAGCCGCTACTTCCTCGTCCTCACCGCGCTCTGCGAGCCGCGGCTGCGCGGCGCACCGCACGCGCCCCTGCCCACCGTCGAGCAGGTCGTCGAACGACTGAGGCCGTCGTGGCCCGCGGCCAACCGGGCCACCGTGCAATGGAACATCGACTACCTCGCGGTCAAACTGCGCCTCAAGCCCGGCCCCGACACGGCCGATCCGGGACCGCGCCTGGTCGGCAAGAAGGAGACCCTGGTCTCCCTCGCCCTGCGCTTCGACCTCGTCCGCGAGCAGGACCTGGCGGCCCTCCCGGCCGCCCCGACCGGTACGCCCCGCTGA
- a CDS encoding HypC/HybG/HupF family hydrogenase formation chaperone, producing the protein MCLAVPGRVLDIGEKDGTRMATVDFGGVQKEVCLEYLPDLQVGEYAIVHVGFALQRLDEESAKQTLELFAQLGMLQAEFGDPWEQAAAAGGEPWPFADDPDPDPEPAPDPAPEPALTAPQEEVQP; encoded by the coding sequence ATGTGCCTGGCGGTGCCCGGCAGAGTGCTCGACATCGGGGAGAAGGACGGCACCCGCATGGCCACCGTCGACTTCGGCGGTGTGCAGAAGGAGGTGTGCCTGGAGTACCTGCCCGACCTGCAAGTGGGTGAGTACGCCATCGTCCACGTGGGCTTCGCCCTCCAGCGCCTCGACGAGGAGTCGGCCAAGCAGACCCTCGAACTCTTCGCCCAACTCGGGATGCTCCAGGCGGAGTTCGGCGACCCATGGGAGCAGGCCGCGGCGGCCGGCGGCGAGCCCTGGCCCTTCGCCGACGATCCCGATCCCGATCCCGAACCCGCCCCCGATCCCGCACCCGAGCCCGCCCTCACCGCGCCGCAGGAGGAAGTCCAGCCGTGA
- the hypD gene encoding hydrogenase formation protein HypD, with protein MKYIEEFQDPDLARRLLDDIHATVTRPWALMEVCGGQTHTIIRHGIDQLLPEQVELIHGPGCPVCVTPLEVIDKALEIASRPDVIFCSFGDMLRVPGTGRDLFQVRSEGGDVRVVYSPLDALRIAQENPARQVVFFGIGFETTAPPNAMTVHQAKKLGIPNFSLLVSHVRVPPAIEAIMQSPSCRVQGFLAAGHVCSVMGMSEYPELAARHRVPIVVTGFEPLDILEGVRRAVRQLERGEHTVDNAYARAVRPEGNPAALAMLEDVFEVTDRAWRGIGVIPDSGWRLSARYRDFDAEHRFSVTGINTREPAECRSGEVLQGLLKPHECEAFGTLCTPRSPLGATMVSSEGACAAYYLYRRLELGTVPAATTAATAAAAASATTAASATTPVSAPLEASPVV; from the coding sequence GTGAAGTACATCGAGGAGTTCCAGGACCCCGACCTCGCCCGCCGGCTGCTCGACGACATCCACGCCACGGTGACCCGCCCCTGGGCCCTGATGGAGGTCTGCGGCGGCCAGACCCACACGATCATCCGGCACGGGATTGATCAACTGCTCCCCGAGCAGGTTGAGTTGATCCACGGTCCGGGCTGCCCGGTGTGCGTCACCCCGCTGGAGGTCATCGACAAGGCGCTGGAGATCGCCTCCCGCCCCGATGTGATCTTCTGTTCCTTCGGGGACATGCTCCGGGTGCCCGGGACCGGCCGTGACCTGTTCCAGGTGCGCAGCGAGGGCGGCGACGTCCGCGTCGTCTACTCCCCGCTCGACGCCCTGCGGATCGCCCAGGAGAACCCGGCGCGCCAGGTGGTCTTCTTCGGCATCGGCTTCGAGACCACCGCGCCGCCCAACGCCATGACGGTGCATCAGGCCAAGAAGCTGGGGATCCCCAACTTCAGCCTGCTCGTCTCCCACGTCCGGGTGCCCCCGGCGATCGAGGCGATCATGCAGTCGCCGAGCTGCCGGGTCCAGGGCTTCCTCGCCGCCGGACACGTGTGCAGCGTGATGGGCATGAGCGAGTACCCCGAACTGGCCGCGCGGCACCGGGTCCCGATCGTGGTGACCGGCTTCGAGCCGCTGGACATCCTGGAGGGCGTACGGCGGGCCGTACGGCAGCTGGAGCGCGGCGAGCACACCGTCGACAACGCCTACGCGCGCGCCGTCCGCCCCGAGGGCAACCCGGCCGCCCTCGCCATGCTGGAGGACGTCTTCGAGGTCACCGACCGGGCCTGGCGCGGTATCGGCGTCATCCCCGACAGCGGCTGGCGGCTGTCGGCCCGCTACCGGGACTTCGACGCCGAACACCGCTTCTCGGTCACCGGCATCAACACCCGGGAGCCGGCCGAGTGCCGCAGCGGCGAGGTGCTCCAGGGACTGCTGAAACCGCACGAGTGCGAGGCCTTCGGCACGCTGTGCACTCCGCGCAGCCCGCTGGGCGCCACCATGGTCTCCAGCGAGGGCGCCTGCGCCGCGTACTACCTCTACCGGCGGCTGGAGCTGGGGACCGTGCCCGCCGCAACGACCGCCGCAACCGCCGCAGCCGCCGCGTCCGCAACGACCGCCGCGTCCGCAACGACCCCCGTGAGCGCCCCGCTGGAGGCGAGCCCCGTTGTCTGA
- the hypE gene encoding hydrogenase expression/formation protein HypE — translation MSDTALDITGWTCPAPLRDRPRVVMGHGGGGALSAELVQHLFAPAFGGEVLAQLGDSAAVSLGGVRLAFSTDSYVVRPLFFPGGGIGDLAVNGTVNDLAMSGAEAAYLSCGFILEEGVEMSVVARVAEAMGAAARAAGVEVATGDTKVVEAGHGDGIYINTAGIGVIPEGVDLRPQRVVPGDVVIVSGEIGLHGVAIMSVREGLEFGVDIQSDCAALGGLVRSMLAVTPDLHVLRDPTRGGLAASLNEIAAASGTGVVIHEGRVPVPAAVANACAILGLDPLYVANEGKLVAFVPREHADAVLDAMRAHPLGRHATVIGEAVDAHPGLVVARTALGGTRVVDLPIGEQLPRIC, via the coding sequence TTGTCTGACACCGCACTCGACATCACGGGCTGGACCTGCCCGGCCCCGCTGCGCGACCGCCCCCGCGTGGTGATGGGCCACGGCGGTGGAGGCGCACTCTCCGCCGAACTGGTCCAGCACCTCTTCGCCCCCGCCTTCGGCGGTGAGGTGCTCGCCCAGCTCGGGGACTCCGCGGCCGTCTCCCTGGGCGGGGTCCGGCTGGCGTTCTCCACCGACTCCTACGTGGTGCGGCCGCTGTTCTTCCCCGGCGGCGGCATCGGTGACCTCGCGGTCAACGGCACGGTCAACGACCTGGCCATGAGCGGCGCCGAAGCGGCCTACCTCTCCTGCGGGTTCATCCTGGAGGAGGGCGTCGAGATGTCGGTCGTGGCGCGCGTGGCCGAGGCCATGGGCGCGGCCGCGCGCGCCGCGGGCGTGGAGGTGGCGACCGGCGACACCAAGGTCGTGGAAGCGGGCCACGGGGACGGCATCTACATCAACACCGCTGGCATCGGCGTCATCCCGGAGGGGGTGGACCTGCGGCCGCAGCGCGTCGTACCGGGTGACGTCGTCATCGTCAGCGGTGAGATCGGACTCCACGGAGTGGCGATCATGAGCGTCCGCGAGGGGCTCGAATTCGGCGTGGACATCCAGAGCGACTGCGCCGCCCTGGGCGGCCTCGTACGCAGCATGCTCGCGGTCACCCCGGACCTCCACGTCCTGCGCGACCCCACCCGGGGCGGGCTGGCGGCCTCGCTGAACGAGATCGCCGCCGCCTCCGGGACCGGTGTGGTGATCCACGAGGGCCGCGTCCCGGTCCCCGCGGCCGTCGCGAACGCCTGCGCGATCCTCGGACTCGACCCGCTCTACGTCGCCAACGAGGGCAAGCTGGTCGCCTTCGTGCCCCGCGAGCACGCCGATGCCGTCCTCGACGCGATGCGCGCCCATCCGCTGGGCCGCCACGCGACGGTGATCGGCGAGGCGGTCGACGCCCACCCGGGCCTGGTCGTGGCCCGCACCGCCCTCGGCGGCACGCGCGTGGTCGACCTCCCGATCGGCGAACAACTGCCGCGCATCTGCTGA
- a CDS encoding lipase family protein — translation MIEKTDRLPPSGEGPDTAGTSPVPAPRACADQQPERAEAELLVAASVLLADAALTARQSGAELTSALFSWRFGLQALRRPGWALGTAVACAQALTSPSGLGFGANGGLIGEVARMAGNIAQRRPAKVAMAVDAFALRIRAAAVEHPNLDSPPARRVTDAMVAGNRLEALLAMRALIELLGVTRALTTISPVIMELLALLGMLDENPVNDDFSWVTLAGGVPATDPLFGLPSSVLKFLNPGPGRAERTEPDPILAKILATSRNDIVSYVNDIGALGNHGLALLRRVACADGAVRHVLLLPGTSFGLLSNSTPQDLVGAFDGLLRTDTTYTRAAKKLLLRAGVPTGSDIMIVGHSLGGLTAMNLAADVELASTYRVTHVVTLGSPIDGKRPADHTTQVISLVNKHDVIPMLDGRGPASPNDIPDSWVEMAWLDESYDYPLSHAPQAYSDTLRGELTHYREQVNKLISAYDGEVVGNQPYMLRDK, via the coding sequence GTGATCGAGAAGACGGATCGGCTTCCCCCCTCGGGGGAAGGCCCGGACACCGCCGGCACGAGTCCGGTCCCGGCCCCCAGGGCCTGCGCCGACCAGCAGCCCGAACGGGCCGAGGCCGAGCTCCTCGTCGCCGCATCGGTCCTGCTCGCGGACGCCGCCCTGACGGCCAGGCAGTCGGGCGCCGAGCTCACAAGTGCCCTCTTCAGCTGGCGGTTCGGCCTCCAGGCCCTGCGACGCCCCGGCTGGGCCCTCGGCACGGCCGTGGCCTGCGCACAGGCACTCACCAGCCCCTCGGGGCTCGGCTTCGGCGCCAACGGCGGCCTGATCGGCGAGGTGGCCCGGATGGCCGGGAACATCGCCCAGCGGCGCCCCGCCAAGGTGGCCATGGCCGTGGACGCCTTCGCCCTGCGCATCAGGGCGGCCGCCGTCGAGCACCCCAACCTGGACTCGCCGCCGGCCCGCAGGGTCACCGACGCCATGGTGGCCGGGAACCGGCTGGAGGCGCTGCTGGCCATGCGCGCACTGATCGAGCTGCTCGGCGTGACGCGCGCCCTCACCACCATCAGCCCCGTGATCATGGAACTGCTGGCCCTGCTCGGGATGCTCGACGAGAACCCGGTCAACGACGACTTCTCCTGGGTGACGCTCGCCGGCGGAGTACCGGCCACCGATCCCCTCTTCGGGCTGCCGAGTTCGGTGCTGAAGTTCCTCAACCCCGGGCCGGGCCGCGCCGAGCGCACCGAGCCGGACCCGATCCTGGCGAAGATCCTCGCCACCTCGCGCAACGACATCGTCAGCTACGTGAACGACATCGGGGCCCTCGGCAACCACGGCCTGGCGCTGCTGCGCCGCGTCGCCTGCGCCGACGGCGCCGTCCGGCACGTCCTGCTGCTGCCGGGGACCAGCTTCGGACTGCTGAGCAACAGCACCCCGCAGGACCTCGTCGGCGCCTTCGACGGCCTGCTGCGCACGGACACCACGTACACGCGCGCAGCGAAGAAGCTGCTGCTGCGTGCCGGCGTCCCGACCGGGTCGGACATCATGATCGTCGGCCACAGTCTGGGCGGGCTCACCGCGATGAACCTCGCGGCCGATGTGGAACTGGCGTCCACCTACCGGGTCACCCACGTGGTCACCCTGGGCTCCCCGATCGACGGCAAGCGGCCCGCCGACCACACCACCCAGGTGATCAGCCTCGTCAACAAGCACGACGTGATCCCGATGCTGGACGGACGCGGACCGGCCTCGCCCAACGACATCCCCGACAGCTGGGTCGAAATGGCCTGGCTGGACGAGTCGTACGACTACCCGCTGTCGCACGCCCCCCAGGCCTACTCCGACACCCTGCGCGGGGAGCTGACGCACTACCGGGAGCAGGTCAACAAGCTGATCAGCGCCTACGACGGCGAAGTCGTCGGCAACCAGCCGTACATGCTCCGCGACAAGTGA
- a CDS encoding peptidoglycan DD-metalloendopeptidase family protein has protein sequence MLRYLSRLRTVVLMCVAGLVLAGAPASAAPTATGGGQGAAAAAAKPPFQLPFACGTNWQLNTWGHNPALDIVVEGNTGSDGLPVLASASGTVAATYWTNGSGNTIQINHGNGWFTAYYHLKDDPAAYVKKGDPVQPSTRIGRIGTTGASTWSHLHYEQRYLASGDFTDESHRVPAHFDGVEYSGDAKEWPSVTSRNCTGTPPPAWQDCPPGNVCFYSGPDGTGTVCRSAGDEPRSTCGLRRSFYNNGTTQPGFDHVQVYFKEGGSACLHRGWDEGRGNLPAGGRTIDRFHWRGEC, from the coding sequence GTGCTGCGGTATCTGAGCAGGCTGCGAACGGTGGTGCTGATGTGCGTGGCGGGACTGGTGCTGGCGGGAGCGCCCGCGTCCGCCGCCCCCACGGCGACCGGCGGGGGCCAGGGGGCGGCGGCGGCCGCGGCGAAGCCGCCGTTCCAGCTGCCCTTCGCGTGCGGGACGAACTGGCAGCTGAACACCTGGGGCCACAACCCGGCGCTGGACATCGTGGTGGAGGGCAACACCGGATCCGACGGACTGCCCGTCCTGGCGTCCGCCTCCGGCACGGTGGCCGCCACGTACTGGACCAACGGCTCGGGCAACACCATCCAGATCAACCACGGCAACGGCTGGTTCACGGCGTACTACCACCTGAAGGACGACCCGGCGGCCTACGTCAAGAAGGGCGACCCCGTCCAGCCGTCCACCCGCATCGGCCGCATCGGCACCACGGGCGCCTCCACCTGGTCCCACCTGCACTACGAGCAGCGCTACCTCGCCTCGGGCGACTTCACCGACGAGAGCCACCGTGTTCCGGCCCACTTCGACGGGGTCGAGTACTCGGGCGACGCGAAGGAGTGGCCGAGCGTCACCAGCCGCAACTGCACCGGTACGCCGCCCCCCGCCTGGCAGGACTGCCCGCCCGGCAACGTCTGCTTCTACTCGGGACCCGACGGCACCGGCACCGTCTGCCGCTCCGCCGGCGACGAGCCCCGCAGCACGTGCGGGCTGCGCAGGTCCTTCTACAACAACGGCACGACGCAGCCGGGCTTCGACCACGTGCAGGTGTACTTCAAGGAGGGCGGCAGCGCCTGTCTGCACCGCGGCTGGGACGAGGGACGCGGGAACCTTCCCGCGGGCGGCCGGACCATCGACCGCTTCCACTGGCGCGGCGAGTGCTGA
- a CDS encoding cation:proton antiporter, with translation MHSAVFLIEFGAIILGLGLLGRLAGRFRFSPIPLYLLAGLAFGTGGLLPMGASEEFVAIGAEIGVILLLLMLGLEYTATDLVSNLRTQYPAGLVDFTLNAVPGAVAALLMGWGPVAAVVLAGVTWISSSGVIAKVMGDLGRLGNRETPVVLSVLVLEDLAMAVYLPIVTALLAGVGLAAGSLTLAIALGVAGAVLFVAVRYGRLISRFVSSDDPEKLLLVVLGLTLLVAGIAQQLQVSAAVGAFLVGIALSGEVAEGTHTLLSPLRDLFAAVFFVFFGLHTDPASIPPVLLPALALALVTAGTKIATGYWAAKRAGVGINGRWRAGGTLVARGEFSIVIAGLAVTAGIEPALGPLATAYVLILVVIGPLTARYTEPLAARARGRRAARPPLLAAVPSPGKSPESAAEPAPDQDPAGRP, from the coding sequence GTGCATTCCGCTGTCTTCCTGATCGAGTTCGGCGCGATCATCCTGGGGCTGGGGCTGCTGGGCCGCCTCGCCGGGCGGTTCCGCTTCTCCCCGATCCCGCTGTACCTGCTGGCCGGTCTCGCCTTCGGCACGGGCGGACTGCTGCCCATGGGCGCGAGCGAGGAGTTCGTGGCCATCGGCGCGGAGATCGGCGTCATCCTGCTGCTGTTGATGCTGGGGCTGGAGTACACGGCCACGGACCTGGTCTCCAATCTCCGGACCCAGTACCCGGCCGGACTGGTCGACTTCACCCTCAACGCCGTGCCCGGCGCGGTCGCCGCGCTGCTGATGGGCTGGGGCCCGGTGGCCGCGGTGGTCCTCGCGGGGGTCACCTGGATCTCCTCCTCCGGCGTCATCGCCAAGGTGATGGGGGACCTGGGCCGGCTCGGCAACCGTGAGACCCCGGTGGTCCTCAGCGTCCTGGTCCTGGAAGACCTGGCCATGGCCGTCTACCTGCCCATCGTCACCGCGCTGCTGGCCGGGGTCGGTCTCGCGGCGGGCAGCCTGACGCTCGCGATCGCCCTCGGTGTGGCGGGGGCGGTGCTCTTCGTCGCCGTCCGCTACGGCCGGCTCATCTCGCGGTTCGTCTCCAGCGACGACCCGGAGAAGCTGCTGCTCGTCGTCCTGGGCCTGACCCTGCTGGTCGCGGGCATCGCCCAGCAGTTGCAGGTGTCCGCGGCGGTCGGCGCCTTCCTCGTGGGCATCGCACTGTCCGGCGAGGTGGCCGAGGGGACGCACACCCTGCTCAGCCCGCTCAGGGACCTGTTCGCCGCGGTGTTCTTCGTCTTCTTCGGCCTGCACACCGACCCGGCGAGCATTCCGCCCGTACTCCTGCCCGCGCTCGCGCTCGCCCTGGTCACCGCGGGCACGAAGATCGCCACCGGGTACTGGGCGGCGAAGCGGGCCGGGGTCGGGATCAACGGCCGCTGGCGGGCCGGCGGCACCCTCGTCGCCCGCGGCGAGTTCTCGATCGTCATCGCCGGGCTCGCCGTCACCGCCGGCATCGAACCGGCCCTCGGGCCGCTGGCCACCGCCTACGTGCTCATCCTGGTGGTGATCGGGCCGCTCACCGCCCGGTACACCGAGCCGCTGGCCGCCCGGGCCCGGGGCCGCCGCGCCGCGCGCCCGCCGCTGCTCGCGGCCGTGCCCTCGCCCGGGAAGTCCCCGGAGTCGGCCGCGGAGCCGGCTCCCGACCAGGACCCCGCCGGGCGTCCGTAG
- a CDS encoding sensor histidine kinase, whose protein sequence is MSLYWRIFLLNAAVLVTAVLLLFGPVTVSTPVLLGEAVVLLAGLAAMLIANAVLLRIGLAPLGRLTRAMSAVDLLRPGSRARVEGPGEVAGLTTSFNAMLGRLEAERAGSTARALSAQEAERRRIAQELHDEVGQTLTAVLLQLKHVADRAPAPLREELHQVQETTRTSLDEIRRIARRLRPGVLEELGLHSALRALTAEFTSGSLTVRHVIGPGVPRLDDAAELVVYRVAQEALTNAARHAGASTVEVHLSGGPDGSVRLLVRDDGRGIGRTGEGAGIQGMRERALLIGAELAIGDGPRGGTDVRLDVPAAAAAAAAAAAADPGEGMP, encoded by the coding sequence GTGTCGCTGTACTGGCGGATCTTCCTGCTCAACGCGGCCGTCCTCGTCACGGCCGTCCTGCTGCTGTTCGGCCCGGTCACCGTCTCCACCCCCGTCCTCCTCGGGGAGGCCGTGGTGCTGCTCGCCGGGCTGGCGGCCATGCTGATCGCCAACGCCGTCCTGCTGCGCATCGGCCTGGCGCCGCTGGGCCGGCTGACCCGCGCGATGAGCGCGGTCGACCTGCTGCGCCCCGGCAGCCGCGCCCGGGTGGAGGGCCCCGGCGAAGTGGCCGGGCTGACCACCTCGTTCAACGCCATGCTCGGCCGGCTGGAGGCCGAACGGGCCGGCAGCACCGCCCGCGCCCTCTCCGCGCAGGAGGCCGAACGGCGACGCATCGCCCAAGAGCTCCACGACGAGGTCGGCCAGACCCTCACCGCGGTCCTGCTCCAGCTCAAGCACGTCGCCGACCGTGCTCCCGCCCCCCTGCGGGAGGAGCTCCACCAGGTGCAGGAGACGACCCGCACCAGCCTGGACGAGATCCGGCGCATCGCCCGCAGACTCCGCCCCGGCGTCCTGGAGGAGCTCGGTCTGCACAGCGCCCTGCGCGCACTGACCGCCGAGTTCACCAGTGGTTCCCTGACCGTGCGGCACGTCATCGGCCCCGGCGTGCCCCGACTGGACGACGCGGCCGAACTCGTCGTCTACCGGGTCGCCCAGGAGGCCCTGACCAACGCCGCCCGGCACGCGGGCGCGAGCACCGTCGAGGTGCACCTGTCGGGCGGGCCCGACGGGTCGGTCCGGCTGCTCGTACGGGACGACGGCAGGGGCATCGGCCGCACCGGTGAGGGCGCCGGCATCCAGGGCATGCGCGAACGGGCCCTGCTGATCGGCGCGGAGCTCGCCATCGGGGACGGACCGCGGGGCGGCACCGACGTACGGCTGGACGTACCCGCCGCCGCGGCCGCCGCTGCCGCGGCAGCCGCCGCAGATCCCGGGGAGGGGATGCCGTGA
- a CDS encoding TrkA C-terminal domain-containing protein, which translates to MSTTPLPGIGVQYDLTTREHRHLSVIAHRDGTRTVNIYRADDPDACAQSLHLTGAETASLIDALMPAHHSPNVLHTTDLGLVAERIELSAHSHWNGRLLGETRMRTETGVSIVAVLRRAEARPSPAPDFRLAGGDTLIVIGTREGVDAAASILGRE; encoded by the coding sequence ATGAGCACCACGCCACTGCCCGGCATCGGGGTCCAGTACGACCTCACCACCCGCGAACACCGCCACCTGTCGGTGATCGCCCACCGCGACGGGACCCGTACGGTGAACATCTACCGCGCGGACGATCCCGACGCGTGCGCCCAGTCCCTGCACCTGACCGGGGCGGAGACCGCCTCGCTGATCGACGCCCTGATGCCCGCCCACCACAGCCCCAACGTGCTGCACACCACCGACCTCGGGCTGGTCGCCGAGCGCATCGAGCTGTCCGCGCACTCGCACTGGAACGGCCGGCTGCTGGGCGAGACCCGGATGCGGACGGAGACCGGCGTCTCGATCGTGGCGGTACTGCGCCGGGCCGAGGCCCGCCCCTCCCCCGCGCCCGACTTCCGCCTCGCCGGCGGGGACACGCTCATCGTGATCGGTACCCGCGAGGGCGTCGACGCGGCCGCCTCCATACTCGGACGGGAGTGA
- a CDS encoding serine/threonine-protein kinase, with protein sequence MTGRAGAPGALTVPPGYRIGAWAVGHLLGAGAFGSVYAARRAEPEQGPPLPARAALKFLPTGTRTPRQLRHLSELAERETEVLRRVRTPRLIRLYEVLTVDDPGRPELDGATVLVLEEAAGSLDALLAGGAVPQAGPALLAQVCEGLDQLHGAGWVHGDLKPGNVLLMADGTARLGDFNMAAELEGTHAYSPAFATPDYTPPDQFWAEVGERGTKIRPTADIWAFGVLAHVVLTGYLPLPGGTPAARRDAALRYARGQEELRLSAELPEHWRDIVQDCLARRHEDRAAYTAAALLGRVRAAAAGRAPAPRDPSASRRRRALIAAGTAALAGLGAVWGSGLLPLWHSAGEAGYERCRRGAVCFFSEENGRGEMCSWVDGGADWINGPTPCPWSSREAPRSVYNNGFDLTEGASQVDVLYYGQPARQEMLGCVKVGTRTNLSGTYRLRSHAWVPHC encoded by the coding sequence CTGACCGGACGAGCCGGAGCGCCCGGCGCCCTCACCGTCCCGCCCGGCTACCGGATCGGCGCCTGGGCCGTCGGGCATCTGCTGGGCGCCGGCGCCTTCGGCAGCGTGTACGCGGCCCGGCGCGCCGAACCGGAGCAGGGGCCGCCGCTGCCCGCCCGCGCCGCGCTCAAGTTCCTGCCGACCGGCACCCGCACCCCGCGCCAGCTGCGGCACCTGAGCGAACTCGCCGAGCGCGAGACCGAGGTACTGCGCCGGGTGCGCACACCCCGGCTGATCCGGCTGTACGAGGTGCTCACGGTCGACGACCCCGGCCGGCCCGAACTCGACGGCGCCACCGTGCTCGTCCTGGAGGAGGCCGCCGGCTCCCTGGACGCCCTGCTGGCCGGCGGCGCGGTGCCGCAGGCCGGCCCGGCCCTCCTCGCCCAGGTCTGCGAAGGCCTCGACCAACTGCACGGGGCGGGCTGGGTGCACGGCGACCTCAAGCCGGGGAACGTCCTGCTGATGGCCGACGGCACGGCGCGGCTGGGCGACTTCAACATGGCGGCGGAGCTGGAGGGCACCCACGCCTACTCACCGGCCTTCGCCACGCCCGACTACACCCCGCCCGACCAGTTCTGGGCGGAAGTCGGCGAACGCGGCACGAAGATCCGCCCGACGGCCGACATCTGGGCCTTCGGCGTACTGGCGCACGTGGTCCTGACCGGCTACCTGCCGCTGCCCGGCGGCACCCCCGCCGCCCGCCGGGACGCCGCCCTGCGCTACGCCAGGGGCCAGGAGGAACTGCGCCTGTCGGCGGAACTGCCGGAGCACTGGCGGGACATCGTCCAGGACTGCCTGGCCCGCAGGCACGAGGACCGGGCGGCGTACACCGCGGCCGCGCTGCTGGGCCGGGTCCGGGCCGCCGCCGCCGGCCGGGCGCCCGCCCCGCGCGACCCCTCGGCGAGCAGGCGGCGCCGGGCGCTGATCGCGGCCGGTACGGCGGCGCTCGCGGGCCTGGGCGCCGTATGGGGCTCGGGCCTGCTGCCGTTGTGGCACTCCGCCGGGGAGGCGGGGTACGAACGGTGCCGGCGCGGGGCCGTCTGCTTCTTCTCGGAGGAGAACGGCCGGGGCGAGATGTGCTCCTGGGTGGACGGCGGCGCCGACTGGATCAACGGCCCCACCCCCTGCCCCTGGTCGTCCCGCGAGGCGCCCCGCTCGGTCTACAACAACGGCTTCGACCTCACCGAGGGAGCCAGCCAGGTCGACGTCCTCTACTACGGGCAGCCCGCCCGGCAGGAAATGCTGGGCTGCGTGAAGGTGGGCACCAGGACCAACCTGAGCGGCACCTACCGGCTGCGCTCCCACGCCTGGGTCCCGCACTGCTGA
- a CDS encoding response regulator yields MTTPERAPTRVLLADDHALVRRGVRLILDAEPDLTVVAEAGDGAEAVALARTGGVDLAVLDVAMPRMTGLQAARELSRLRPELRILILTMYDNEQYFFEALKAGAAGYVPKSVADRDLVEACRAAIRDEPFIYPGAETTLIRNYLDRARQGDPLPARAITEREEEILKLVAEGHSSKEIGDLLVISAKTVERHRANLLQKLGMRDRLELTRYAIRVGLIEP; encoded by the coding sequence GTGACCACCCCGGAACGGGCGCCGACCCGCGTCCTGCTCGCGGACGACCACGCCCTCGTACGGCGCGGGGTGCGGCTCATCCTCGACGCCGAACCGGACCTGACGGTGGTCGCGGAGGCCGGGGACGGGGCGGAGGCCGTCGCCCTGGCCCGTACCGGCGGGGTGGACCTCGCGGTCCTCGACGTGGCGATGCCCCGGATGACCGGGCTGCAGGCCGCACGGGAACTCTCCCGGCTCCGGCCGGAGCTGCGCATCCTCATCCTGACCATGTACGACAACGAGCAGTACTTCTTCGAGGCGCTCAAGGCCGGCGCGGCCGGATACGTCCCCAAGTCGGTCGCCGACCGCGATCTGGTCGAGGCGTGCCGGGCGGCGATCCGGGACGAGCCGTTCATCTACCCCGGCGCCGAGACCACCCTCATCCGCAACTACCTCGACCGGGCCCGCCAGGGCGACCCGCTGCCCGCCCGGGCGATCACCGAACGCGAGGAGGAGATCCTCAAGCTCGTCGCCGAGGGCCACTCCTCGAAGGAGATCGGCGACCTCCTCGTCATCAGCGCCAAGACCGTCGAGCGCCACCGGGCCAATCTGCTCCAGAAGCTGGGGATGCGCGACCGGCTGGAACTGACCCGGTACGCCATCCGCGTCGGGCTGATCGAGCCGTAG